In one Castor canadensis chromosome 15, mCasCan1.hap1v2, whole genome shotgun sequence genomic region, the following are encoded:
- the LOC109678599 gene encoding ferroxidase HEPHL1-like isoform X4: protein MERLAGTRVMNDMVPPGKNYTYVWPVREEYAPAPADANCLTWVYHSHIDAPKDICSGLIGPLLVCKEGMLNRYSGTRADVDREFIIMFTLVEENQSWYLDENIRHFCTDPDSVDKDDAVFQRSNKMHALNGFLFGNFPEPEMCVGESVSWHLFGMGNEIDIHPIYFYGNTFISRGHRTDVVNLFPATFLMAEMIVENSGKWMITCQVSDHLQAGMLGQYNVGNCKSDILHPKMNGQQRRYFIAAEKVLWDYGPLGYDKFSGLPLNASRRTPFWDSSIVMLQSTSHKGKTE, encoded by the exons ATGGAGCGTCTGGCAGGAACAAGGGTGATGAATGACATGGTTCCTCCTGGCAAAAACTATACCTACGTCTGGCCAGTGAGAGAGGAATATGCACCTGCTCCTGCAGATGCCAACTGCCTGACCTGGGTGTACCATTCACACATCGATGCCCCTAAGGATATCTGCTCTGGGCTAATTGGACCCTTGCTGGTGTGTAAGGAAG GTATGCTGAACAGATATTCAGGGACAAGGGCTGATGTGGATAGAGAGTTCATTATAATGTTTACTCTCGTGGAAGAGAATCAAAGCTGGTACCTTGATGAAAATATCAGACATTTCTGCACTGACCCAGATTCAGTAGACAAAGATGATGCTGTATTTCAGAGAAGCAACAAAATGCATG CCCTCAATGGATTCCTTTTTGGAAACTTTCCCGAGCCTGAAATGTGTGTTGGTGAATCTGTGTCCTGGCATCTGTTTGGAATGGGGAATGAGATTGACATCCATCCCATCTATTTTTATGGTAACACCTTCATCAGCAGAGGGCATCGGACTGATGTTGTCAACCTGTTCCCAGCTACCTTCCTCATGGCAGAAATGATAGTTGAGAATTCTGGGAAATGGATGATAACCTGCCAAGTCAGTGACCATCTACAAG CTGGCATGCTGGGGCAATACAATGTTGGTAACTGCAAAAGTGACATTCTTCACCCCAAGATGAATGGGCAGCAGAGGCGCTACTTTATAGCAGCTGAAAAAGTTCTTTGGGATTATGGTCCTCTAGGTTATGATAAATTCAGCGGTCTTCCCCTAAATGCCTCTCGCAG GACACCATTCTGGGACTCCAGTATTG TGATGCTGCAGTCTACTTCACACAAGGGGAAAACAGAATAA
- the LOC109678599 gene encoding ferroxidase HEPHL1-like isoform X1, with translation MERLAGTRVMNDMVPPGKNYTYVWPVREEYAPAPADANCLTWVYHSHIDAPKDICSGLIGPLLVCKEGMLNRYSGTRADVDREFIIMFTLVEENQSWYLDENIRHFCTDPDSVDKDDAVFQRSNKMHALNGFLFGNFPEPEMCVGESVSWHLFGMGNEIDIHPIYFYGNTFISRGHRTDVVNLFPATFLMAEMIVENSGKWMITCQVSDHLQAGMLGQYNVGNCKSDILHPKMNGQQRRYFIAAEKVLWDYGPLGYDKFSGLPLNASRSDAAVYFTQGENRIRGQCWRAQYMEYVDATFTQRKGPSGTEVHLGILGPVIKAEVGDTLLVTFANKADKVYSILPHGVLYDKASDAAPNIDGFLKPGAHVKPGETFTYRWTVPESVSPTDDDPSCLTYLYFLAVKAIKDTSAGLVGPLLVCKKYVLNADGTQKGIDKEFYLLFTVFNENLSGYFDENIQKFTWRPSSVDKEEKEFMKSNRMHGSQSISQRCWET, from the exons ATGGAGCGTCTGGCAGGAACAAGGGTGATGAATGACATGGTTCCTCCTGGCAAAAACTATACCTACGTCTGGCCAGTGAGAGAGGAATATGCACCTGCTCCTGCAGATGCCAACTGCCTGACCTGGGTGTACCATTCACACATCGATGCCCCTAAGGATATCTGCTCTGGGCTAATTGGACCCTTGCTGGTGTGTAAGGAAG GTATGCTGAACAGATATTCAGGGACAAGGGCTGATGTGGATAGAGAGTTCATTATAATGTTTACTCTCGTGGAAGAGAATCAAAGCTGGTACCTTGATGAAAATATCAGACATTTCTGCACTGACCCAGATTCAGTAGACAAAGATGATGCTGTATTTCAGAGAAGCAACAAAATGCATG CCCTCAATGGATTCCTTTTTGGAAACTTTCCCGAGCCTGAAATGTGTGTTGGTGAATCTGTGTCCTGGCATCTGTTTGGAATGGGGAATGAGATTGACATCCATCCCATCTATTTTTATGGTAACACCTTCATCAGCAGAGGGCATCGGACTGATGTTGTCAACCTGTTCCCAGCTACCTTCCTCATGGCAGAAATGATAGTTGAGAATTCTGGGAAATGGATGATAACCTGCCAAGTCAGTGACCATCTACAAG CTGGCATGCTGGGGCAATACAATGTTGGTAACTGCAAAAGTGACATTCTTCACCCCAAGATGAATGGGCAGCAGAGGCGCTACTTTATAGCAGCTGAAAAAGTTCTTTGGGATTATGGTCCTCTAGGTTATGATAAATTCAGCGGTCTTCCCCTAAATGCCTCTCGCAG TGATGCTGCAGTCTACTTCACACAAGGGGAAAACAGAATAAGAGGGCAATGTTGGAGAGCTCAGTATATGGAGTATGTTGATGCAACTTTTACTCAAAGAAAGGGACCCTCTGGGACAGAAGtccatcttggaattcttg GTCCAGTTATCAAGGCAGAGGTGGGTGATACCCTGCTGGTGACCTTTGCCAACAAAGCTGACAAAGTCTACAGCATTTTGCCCCATGGTGTGCTCTATGATAAAGCATCTGATGCAGCCCCAAATATAGATG GATTTCTGAAACCAGGGGCACATGTTAAGCCAGGTGAAACCTTCACATACAGGTGGACAGTACCTGAAAGTGTCAGCCCGACAGATGATGATCCCTCTTGCTTGACCTACCTTTACTTCTTGGCAGTTAAGGCAATCAAGGACACCAGTGCTGGCCTTGTAGGACCTTTGCTAGTCTGTAAAAAGTATGTTCTCAATGCTGATGGGACACAG aAAGGAATAGACAAGGAATTTTACCTATTGTTCACAGTCTTCAATGAGAATCTGAGTGGGTATTTTGATGAAAACATTCAGAAGTTTACTTGGCGTCCCTCCAGTGTcgacaaggaagagaaagagttcATGAAATCCAACAGAATGCATG gtTCACAGAGTATCTCCCAGAGATGTTGGgaaacttaa
- the LOC109678599 gene encoding ferroxidase HEPHL1-like isoform X2, with protein sequence MERLAGTRVMNDMVPPGKNYTYVWPVREEYAPAPADANCLTWVYHSHIDAPKDICSGLIGPLLVCKEGMLNRYSGTRADVDREFIIMFTLVEENQSWYLDENIRHFCTDPDSVDKDDAVFQRSNKMHALNGFLFGNFPEPEMCVGESVSWHLFGMGNEIDIHPIYFYGNTFISRGHRTDVVNLFPATFLMAEMIVENSGKWMITCQVSDHLQAGMLGQYNVGNCKSDILHPKMNGQQRRYFIAAEKVLWDYGPLGYDKFSGLPLNASRRTPFWDSSIGPVIKAEVGDTLLVTFANKADKVYSILPHGVLYDKASDAAPNIDGFLKPGAHVKPGETFTYRWTVPESVSPTDDDPSCLTYLYFLAVKAIKDTSAGLVGPLLVCKKYVLNADGTQKGIDKEFYLLFTVFNENLSGYFDENIQKFTWRPSSVDKEEKEFMKSNRMHGSQSISQRCWET encoded by the exons ATGGAGCGTCTGGCAGGAACAAGGGTGATGAATGACATGGTTCCTCCTGGCAAAAACTATACCTACGTCTGGCCAGTGAGAGAGGAATATGCACCTGCTCCTGCAGATGCCAACTGCCTGACCTGGGTGTACCATTCACACATCGATGCCCCTAAGGATATCTGCTCTGGGCTAATTGGACCCTTGCTGGTGTGTAAGGAAG GTATGCTGAACAGATATTCAGGGACAAGGGCTGATGTGGATAGAGAGTTCATTATAATGTTTACTCTCGTGGAAGAGAATCAAAGCTGGTACCTTGATGAAAATATCAGACATTTCTGCACTGACCCAGATTCAGTAGACAAAGATGATGCTGTATTTCAGAGAAGCAACAAAATGCATG CCCTCAATGGATTCCTTTTTGGAAACTTTCCCGAGCCTGAAATGTGTGTTGGTGAATCTGTGTCCTGGCATCTGTTTGGAATGGGGAATGAGATTGACATCCATCCCATCTATTTTTATGGTAACACCTTCATCAGCAGAGGGCATCGGACTGATGTTGTCAACCTGTTCCCAGCTACCTTCCTCATGGCAGAAATGATAGTTGAGAATTCTGGGAAATGGATGATAACCTGCCAAGTCAGTGACCATCTACAAG CTGGCATGCTGGGGCAATACAATGTTGGTAACTGCAAAAGTGACATTCTTCACCCCAAGATGAATGGGCAGCAGAGGCGCTACTTTATAGCAGCTGAAAAAGTTCTTTGGGATTATGGTCCTCTAGGTTATGATAAATTCAGCGGTCTTCCCCTAAATGCCTCTCGCAG GACACCATTCTGGGACTCCAGTATTG GTCCAGTTATCAAGGCAGAGGTGGGTGATACCCTGCTGGTGACCTTTGCCAACAAAGCTGACAAAGTCTACAGCATTTTGCCCCATGGTGTGCTCTATGATAAAGCATCTGATGCAGCCCCAAATATAGATG GATTTCTGAAACCAGGGGCACATGTTAAGCCAGGTGAAACCTTCACATACAGGTGGACAGTACCTGAAAGTGTCAGCCCGACAGATGATGATCCCTCTTGCTTGACCTACCTTTACTTCTTGGCAGTTAAGGCAATCAAGGACACCAGTGCTGGCCTTGTAGGACCTTTGCTAGTCTGTAAAAAGTATGTTCTCAATGCTGATGGGACACAG aAAGGAATAGACAAGGAATTTTACCTATTGTTCACAGTCTTCAATGAGAATCTGAGTGGGTATTTTGATGAAAACATTCAGAAGTTTACTTGGCGTCCCTCCAGTGTcgacaaggaagagaaagagttcATGAAATCCAACAGAATGCATG gtTCACAGAGTATCTCCCAGAGATGTTGGgaaacttaa
- the LOC109678599 gene encoding ferroxidase HEPHL1-like isoform X3, translating into MERLAGTRVMNDMVPPGKNYTYVWPVREEYAPAPADANCLTWVYHSHIDAPKDICSGLIGPLLVCKEGMLNRYSGTRADVDREFIIMFTLVEENQSWYLDENIRHFCTDPDSVDKDDAVFQRSNKMHAGMLGQYNVGNCKSDILHPKMNGQQRRYFIAAEKVLWDYGPLGYDKFSGLPLNASRSDAAVYFTQGENRIRGQCWRAQYMEYVDATFTQRKGPSGTEVHLGILGPVIKAEVGDTLLVTFANKADKVYSILPHGVLYDKASDAAPNIDGFLKPGAHVKPGETFTYRWTVPESVSPTDDDPSCLTYLYFLAVKAIKDTSAGLVGPLLVCKKYVLNADGTQKGIDKEFYLLFTVFNENLSGYFDENIQKFTWRPSSVDKEEKEFMKSNRMHGSQSISQRCWET; encoded by the exons ATGGAGCGTCTGGCAGGAACAAGGGTGATGAATGACATGGTTCCTCCTGGCAAAAACTATACCTACGTCTGGCCAGTGAGAGAGGAATATGCACCTGCTCCTGCAGATGCCAACTGCCTGACCTGGGTGTACCATTCACACATCGATGCCCCTAAGGATATCTGCTCTGGGCTAATTGGACCCTTGCTGGTGTGTAAGGAAG GTATGCTGAACAGATATTCAGGGACAAGGGCTGATGTGGATAGAGAGTTCATTATAATGTTTACTCTCGTGGAAGAGAATCAAAGCTGGTACCTTGATGAAAATATCAGACATTTCTGCACTGACCCAGATTCAGTAGACAAAGATGATGCTGTATTTCAGAGAAGCAACAAAATGCATG CTGGCATGCTGGGGCAATACAATGTTGGTAACTGCAAAAGTGACATTCTTCACCCCAAGATGAATGGGCAGCAGAGGCGCTACTTTATAGCAGCTGAAAAAGTTCTTTGGGATTATGGTCCTCTAGGTTATGATAAATTCAGCGGTCTTCCCCTAAATGCCTCTCGCAG TGATGCTGCAGTCTACTTCACACAAGGGGAAAACAGAATAAGAGGGCAATGTTGGAGAGCTCAGTATATGGAGTATGTTGATGCAACTTTTACTCAAAGAAAGGGACCCTCTGGGACAGAAGtccatcttggaattcttg GTCCAGTTATCAAGGCAGAGGTGGGTGATACCCTGCTGGTGACCTTTGCCAACAAAGCTGACAAAGTCTACAGCATTTTGCCCCATGGTGTGCTCTATGATAAAGCATCTGATGCAGCCCCAAATATAGATG GATTTCTGAAACCAGGGGCACATGTTAAGCCAGGTGAAACCTTCACATACAGGTGGACAGTACCTGAAAGTGTCAGCCCGACAGATGATGATCCCTCTTGCTTGACCTACCTTTACTTCTTGGCAGTTAAGGCAATCAAGGACACCAGTGCTGGCCTTGTAGGACCTTTGCTAGTCTGTAAAAAGTATGTTCTCAATGCTGATGGGACACAG aAAGGAATAGACAAGGAATTTTACCTATTGTTCACAGTCTTCAATGAGAATCTGAGTGGGTATTTTGATGAAAACATTCAGAAGTTTACTTGGCGTCCCTCCAGTGTcgacaaggaagagaaagagttcATGAAATCCAACAGAATGCATG gtTCACAGAGTATCTCCCAGAGATGTTGGgaaacttaa
- the LOC109678599 gene encoding ferroxidase HEPHL1-like isoform X5: MERLAGTRVMNDMVPPGKNYTYVWPVREEYAPAPADANCLTWVYHSHIDAPKDICSGLIGPLLVCKEGMLNRYSGTRADVDREFIIMFTLVEENQSWYLDENIRHFCTDPDSVDKDDAVFQRSNKMHALNGFLFGNFPEPEMCVGESVSWHLFGMGNEIDIHPIYFYGNTFISRGHRTDVVNLFPATFLMAEMIVENSGKWMITCQVSDHLQAGMLGQYNVGNCKSDILHPKMNGQQRRYFIAAEKVLWDYGPLGYDKFSGLPLNASRRSSYQGRGG; encoded by the exons ATGGAGCGTCTGGCAGGAACAAGGGTGATGAATGACATGGTTCCTCCTGGCAAAAACTATACCTACGTCTGGCCAGTGAGAGAGGAATATGCACCTGCTCCTGCAGATGCCAACTGCCTGACCTGGGTGTACCATTCACACATCGATGCCCCTAAGGATATCTGCTCTGGGCTAATTGGACCCTTGCTGGTGTGTAAGGAAG GTATGCTGAACAGATATTCAGGGACAAGGGCTGATGTGGATAGAGAGTTCATTATAATGTTTACTCTCGTGGAAGAGAATCAAAGCTGGTACCTTGATGAAAATATCAGACATTTCTGCACTGACCCAGATTCAGTAGACAAAGATGATGCTGTATTTCAGAGAAGCAACAAAATGCATG CCCTCAATGGATTCCTTTTTGGAAACTTTCCCGAGCCTGAAATGTGTGTTGGTGAATCTGTGTCCTGGCATCTGTTTGGAATGGGGAATGAGATTGACATCCATCCCATCTATTTTTATGGTAACACCTTCATCAGCAGAGGGCATCGGACTGATGTTGTCAACCTGTTCCCAGCTACCTTCCTCATGGCAGAAATGATAGTTGAGAATTCTGGGAAATGGATGATAACCTGCCAAGTCAGTGACCATCTACAAG CTGGCATGCTGGGGCAATACAATGTTGGTAACTGCAAAAGTGACATTCTTCACCCCAAGATGAATGGGCAGCAGAGGCGCTACTTTATAGCAGCTGAAAAAGTTCTTTGGGATTATGGTCCTCTAGGTTATGATAAATTCAGCGGTCTTCCCCTAAATGCCTCTCGCAG GTCCAGTTATCAAGGCAGAGGTGGGTGA
- the LOC109678599 gene encoding cAMP-responsive element modulator-like isoform X8, with amino-acid sequence MAAATGDMPTYQIRAPTTALPQGVVMATSPGSSHSPQQLAEEATRKRELRLMKNREAARECRRKKKEYVKCLENRVAVLENQNKTLIEELKALKDLYCHKAE; translated from the exons ATGgctg CTGCCACAGGTGACATGCCAACTTACCAGATCCGAGCTCCAACTACCGCTTTGCCACAGGGAGTAGTGATGGCCACCTCACCAGGAAGTTCGCACAGTCCCCAGCAACTAGCTGAAGAAGCAACACGTAAACGGGAGCTGAGGCTAATGAAAAACAG GGAAGCTGCCCGGGAATGtcgcaggaagaagaaagaatatgtcAAATGTCTTGAAAATCGTGTGGCCGTGCttgaaaaccaaaacaagacCCTCATTGAGGAACTCAAGGCCCTCAAAGATCTTTATTGCCATAAAGCAGAGTAA
- the LOC109678599 gene encoding cAMP-responsive element modulator-like isoform X10 gives MAAATGDMPTYQIRAPTTALPQGVVMATSPGSSHSPQQLAEEATRKRELRLMKNREAAKECRRQKKEYVKCLESRVAVLEVQNKKLIEELETLKDICSPKTD, from the exons ATGgctg CTGCCACAGGTGACATGCCAACTTACCAGATCCGAGCTCCAACTACCGCTTTGCCACAGGGAGTAGTGATGGCCACCTCACCAGGAAGTTCGCACAGTCCCCAGCAACTAGCTGAAGAAGCAACACGTAAACGGGAGCTGAGGCTAATGAAAAACAG GGAAGCTGCTAAAGAATGTCGAcgtcaaaagaaagaatatgtgaagTGTCTGGAGAGTCGAGTTGCAGTGCTGGAAGTTCAGAACAAGAAGCTTATAGAGGAACTTGAAACCTTGAAAGACATTTGCTCTCCCAAAACAGATTAG
- the LOC109678599 gene encoding cAMP-responsive element modulator-like isoform X6 — protein MTRSPLLTYKKYVTSRLVLQKYELENCLFKLVMLCLIAAATGDMPTYQIRAPTTALPQGVVMATSPGSSHSPQQLAEEATRKRELRLMKNREAARECRRKKKEYVKCLENRVAVLENQNKTLIEELKALKDLYCHKAE, from the exons ATGACAAGGTCACCTCTATTGACATATAAAAAATATGTTACTTCCAGGTTAGTTTTACAGAAATATGAACTTGAAAACTGTTTATTTAAACTTGTAATGTTGTGTTTGATTGCAGCTGCCACAGGTGACATGCCAACTTACCAGATCCGAGCTCCAACTACCGCTTTGCCACAGGGAGTAGTGATGGCCACCTCACCAGGAAGTTCGCACAGTCCCCAGCAACTAGCTGAAGAAGCAACACGTAAACGGGAGCTGAGGCTAATGAAAAACAG GGAAGCTGCCCGGGAATGtcgcaggaagaagaaagaatatgtcAAATGTCTTGAAAATCGTGTGGCCGTGCttgaaaaccaaaacaagacCCTCATTGAGGAACTCAAGGCCCTCAAAGATCTTTATTGCCATAAAGCAGAGTAA
- the LOC109678599 gene encoding cAMP-responsive element modulator-like isoform X7, with the protein MTRSPLLTYKKYVTSRLVLQKYELENCLFKLVMLCLIAAATGDMPTYQIRAPTTALPQGVVMATSPGSSHSPQQLAEEATRKRELRLMKNREAAKECRRQKKEYVKCLESRVAVLEVQNKKLIEELETLKDICSPKTD; encoded by the exons ATGACAAGGTCACCTCTATTGACATATAAAAAATATGTTACTTCCAGGTTAGTTTTACAGAAATATGAACTTGAAAACTGTTTATTTAAACTTGTAATGTTGTGTTTGATTGCAGCTGCCACAGGTGACATGCCAACTTACCAGATCCGAGCTCCAACTACCGCTTTGCCACAGGGAGTAGTGATGGCCACCTCACCAGGAAGTTCGCACAGTCCCCAGCAACTAGCTGAAGAAGCAACACGTAAACGGGAGCTGAGGCTAATGAAAAACAG GGAAGCTGCTAAAGAATGTCGAcgtcaaaagaaagaatatgtgaagTGTCTGGAGAGTCGAGTTGCAGTGCTGGAAGTTCAGAACAAGAAGCTTATAGAGGAACTTGAAACCTTGAAAGACATTTGCTCTCCCAAAACAGATTAG
- the LOC109678599 gene encoding cAMP-responsive element modulator-like isoform X9 gives MPTYQIRAPTTALPQGVVMATSPGSSHSPQQLAEEATRKRELRLMKNREAARECRRKKKEYVKCLENRVAVLENQNKTLIEELKALKDLYCHKAE, from the exons ATGCCAACTTACCAGATCCGAGCTCCAACTACCGCTTTGCCACAGGGAGTAGTGATGGCCACCTCACCAGGAAGTTCGCACAGTCCCCAGCAACTAGCTGAAGAAGCAACACGTAAACGGGAGCTGAGGCTAATGAAAAACAG GGAAGCTGCCCGGGAATGtcgcaggaagaagaaagaatatgtcAAATGTCTTGAAAATCGTGTGGCCGTGCttgaaaaccaaaacaagacCCTCATTGAGGAACTCAAGGCCCTCAAAGATCTTTATTGCCATAAAGCAGAGTAA